TTCACTTCTAAGCTTTTCACTCATACTTTCACCTTCCATTTTCACAACACCAAAAGCTCCCAAACATACCCCATTTTCGGTCCATATACACCATCACCACATCTTCATTTTCAAGTTATTTCAAGATGATCAAGAAGCATGTTTATGGAACTTAGGAAGATCTAAGGCAACCACAAGTAGAAGCAAGCATTTCCATCCATCTAAGGGCTTTCAACCATCAAATCTTCATATTCTTTGCTTTTCATTTTCacctagatcatccctagccaagagctagaagtgagccttctaaatcctttattttcatacttgtttatgtatttattgttaaagaacaacttataactaaaagaacaatacaaaataagataaaaatataaagaagcaaaataataatcataatataaaagtgtgtttatgttgtgatttgttgatgattacttgcatatttgatctagttttgatgattagcatacaaataacttgttagatgatgtttaaaaacataatctaacaagtgttcATGAAAGTGTTTAAGGGTTTCGTTAAACATAAAAGATTAGATGGATGGTCATGATCTTTgtttttgttaaagtatataaagtggttaactaaaaataatgctttttcaagttataaaaagaaaacatacaagatgggtttttataaaaagCTTGTTAAAAGTAGaagtaaaatatgatttttggacaagtaaacatatgtaaagatcataccaaaaccctacatgattatgagttcatcttgataagttatgttataaatctcatatgtttttattaagaaaaatatgagaagattagtggtgattttataagaaaaagatgtgtttttattaaacatggcaaagtccatatttcaaataaaatatggccaagttttcttaaaaatcataagttataaaaactattatttttgacaaaatctttattagattaaaagaTTTTTAAGAatagtttttttataaaatcaaagtttgatataaatatatatttttgagaaaatatatatttagttaacttaacaacttaagtgctatgtgttatatgtttgtattagttatatgtattataactaggaacttgaatacaatgatacaaatgaacacaataaacatttcgactaaagtcttacaagactacataTAAACACGCCTTATAAACACCTTACGGACATTCCGAGCTTTCGaacacaacttatggtcaaaacggacgacgggcgaatctatgaacatatcgccattccgaggagTTACTACGACGTTTAAGCGATCTTTCGACACGAATACATACAAATCACCGACAACAATATCcggatgttttgaaacttataaaaactattgggtattcttttaactaaaaagcctatacttagtaatttttataaaaatgaaagaatatattttataacaaatgggcttatttataacaaatgggcttatcatcctaattgggcttaacataaacacatgggctaagcccaatatcaagactcatgggctaagcccaaaaacattaagcccaataacatttgggcccaacactatttaggcccaacattGTTTTGGCCCAACACTATTCAGGCCCAACACTATTCAGGCCCAACATTTTTTTTagcccaaataacataaattcttgggctaagcccaatgacacatttagtaaaaatacaagattacatatatatatatatatatatatatatatatatatatatatatatttggtgaaatatatatataacagtttaacaattcatacatctaatacaccgttcaacgaacaataaagacatacacgtcttacacatatttaagacacgagacttgtactcaagtcatttacaaagaccgaagtgtctaacaaatataagaACATTTGTAGGTCGCAACCTTGTTCAAGACGACCACGCGTAAGATCACAAACACTTATCATTCGcggacgcaatactgtgagttcatgtcccctattcatttaaatgttttacaactttacaactatcggggaaaatacatgttaaagttagggaatgaaacaccttagatcatgtgcgaactagggttatacatctaagcaccattaatccagtttggaccttgGTACAtgtggttagatctaatgggtattggcgagccccactcttggtcatggacccatacagaagagtgcttttgtgtcccagtcgataggaGTCGACATaaaatcgtctaggtttggattgcttcctttttcgtcacacatattaatgtccttgtaaaagattaatgatcaacgatttcattaacgctttacatactacaaattacattttaaatacatcttttacaactaaactgcatgaattcgCCAACTTTTTTTTTCCAatcttaacatgtatttcagggaattaatggACCATGTCGGGATTCTCAGTCAAGATAACAAGTATCAGAACTCCATGCCATCTTTTGGAGGGTTTAACTATTATATTCCGCCTTTTCGCGGCAATATTATGGTTTAAACCTTAGTAGTTTATTTTCATTTTGATGTATGAACCATAACActttacttttatgttaatggTTTGTAACCGACACACTAAACTTATGTTGTAATGTTTTGAAACACTTATGTAATGGCAAtggagtatgttttattcatATAGTTTGTTCATGTACATCAatatttatgcaatgaaaaccatacagatcacacctcgcgcttccgctatgagTGGGTGTGACAGTAGACATCGTGCACCAACACGTGTTCTTACCAGCAACAAAAACCTCACACAACTTTTCTTTTGGCTTGACATTCTTAGCAGTTTTCTTTTCAAATCCAACACCTTTATTTTTGAAATTGTTTCCATTTTTCTTGTTAGACCCATTTTTACCCACCCAATCCTTTTTCCCGGGGTTGTTTGATTGTGGTTTCACAAAAGACTTTTTAGGTTTTGAAAGAAACTCATTGTTGTTAACCTCAGAAATGCCAATCTCCACGAGCTTAAACACTTTTTCCACATTTTGCATATTTGCGTTCTGGATTGGATACTCAAAATCAGAATAGAGTTTGTCAGTTCCGGTCATTGTGTAAACCACAATGATCGAATCATCATTCGCAACTGCATCTGATTTTGGTATAAATTTGTCTAAGAAGTTACCATCTTCTTCAGAATCAGAAATGGagttttcaaaatgagttttcACAGTATCAAACTCCGAGTTATCACTTTCTTCATCTAACACTTGGTCAACAACGGTTTTGATCACCTGTGACTCATTATCAGTGTCGGACGgagaaaatgtaacatcaatattctCAGGCAAATCATTCTCAATGGTTCTAAATTTGAGATTTAAAGCAGATTCCACCCTATCTGGATACTTTTgagtgtaatgattccacattggggtgGAACACTTTTGAAGACAGGTTTCGCATCAGATTGTTTCGGAACCATATGATCAATAACATATGATGAAGCAGTGTAACTCATCAGTTTCTTATCAACTCTCTTAGTTTCAATTTTCATTAACTCAAGTTCTTTTTTCAAAGAAGCAATTGTATCTAGATGGATGTTAATTTCCATATGTTTATCCATGACAGTAGATTTTAACAACTTTgtggctttatcattttcaaaactttcttttttAATCATTTTGATTGATCGTGCCAAAGTGTCATATGCTTCTTTTACCTCACTAAGATCATATTTTACTTCATCAGTAAATTTCTTCAATTCTTAAATTtgttgtctttttcaagacagTCCATGCAGGGTTTTGAACAATTTTTGCACGGAATTTCATGAATTGAATCAACCTTCTCAGAAACCTTTTCATCTTGGTCAATTTTAATATCAGTTTTACCAAAACCATCTGACTCTGACTCAGACACTTCTCCTGATTTGATCTCCTCAATTTCCGATTTCTCGTCAGACTCCTTTTGAACTGACTCTGTTTTGACAGATACATTTTCAGCTGACTCGGTGTCGACAGACTCCGTTTAGACAGATTCTGTTTCTACCTCTTTCAGCTTTCCCATCAATGCTTTGTCTACAATATCCTTTAGTGTCTCTTTATTCATTTCTTTGGAGACATCTATTATCTCTTCAACAGGAGCTTTCTCAACGTCGTACTGTGGGGCAGAATCAGGTAGTTGGCTCGCCAAAGAAACCTGCAAAACATTCAAACATATTAGGAGGCATTATTGACTTGAACGAACTAGCAATAACCTCCTATTCAGACTGATAGTAGTAAACTTCTGCAGCTACTTCCTCAAGATTAACCAAACTCTCTTCAGATACGACTTCACTGACAACCTCAGTTTCAACCACATTTTCTGGTTCTTCCACAATTTCTGCCACCATTGCCATACCCTCACTACCAGGGATatacttatcccagctaaaacctttaGCAACCTTCTCATCATCCTGATTCACTAGAAGAGCTTTTTCAGGCTTGTTTTCGATCTGAGGTCTTTAGGTGAATGGTTGTTGACTTGTCTTGTGATAAATGGCCTGTCTGTAGTAGTCATTCGTGAAGGGATTTTGATGATTATTGACCTCTCTGTTTGgacattctctcttgaagtgtcccttctctttacatttgaaacatgtgaCTTTATATTTATCAAACCTAAGCTTTTGATCTGGTCCTGAAAGACTGTTCCGACCAGTTATTTCCATAAATCGTTGAGCTCTCCTCACCAAGCTTGCCATTCCCCATTTGATATCGATCAACTCCAGCTCCTCTggatcgatctgatcataatcttcctttgtcataTCAGGGTTCCCAATTCTACCTGCAACCAAACTCTCATAAGATTCAAGGACCGAAGCAAGTAATCTTATGTGTTGTTTCGTGGATGTTTCAGTAAAGTCTTGGGCATTCTTTATGTTCGCCGCTATGTTGCACAGAATTCCCGGaccttgactttgactgtttgatcCTGACGAACTTTGGGTATAAGATTGATCTTGTGAGTTCTGAACCCTTGGATTTGGTTCAAAACTTGCAAATGGTGAATTATTGCTGCTTGATGTGCCAGGTGAAACTCCGGATGTTGAATTAGCACTGAAAGCTGTCTGGATCTTTGGGCTTAGATTTGTTGTTGCCGGAGAACTTCCTTTGTAGTATAATGAAACGTCTTGTTGAACATTGGAAGAATTCATCTTTCTAATCTTTGTCAACTCAAGTTCATGTGCTTCGATCTTCTCAATGAATGAACTAAGGTTGAATCCGACATACTCCAAATTGTTTTTCAACACCAACAGATAAGTACCCCATTTGTCGTAAGGCAATGCATCCACTAGCTTATCGACCCATTCTTCATCCGTTTTGTTTATGCCCAACCTCTTCATATCAACAACCagatggcaatatctttcaatcaactGTTTTGTTGTTTCACCCTTTATACCCGTAAAGATATTAAACTCTTTCTTCATAAAAGCAGTTTTGCTTTTTATCATTGACACGCTTCCAAGAAACTTTACTTTCAACGAATTCCAGACGGACTGTGAATTGTCCTTATGTTGCAGTAACACTAAGATATCCTCTTTAATAGCCTGCTGTAgaatactcatcatcttcttttttGCCTTGAAATCATCCTGTTCAATTGGAGTCAAACTGCCAATTGATTTCTCAATTCCAGAACCATTCTTTGGAGGAACATATTTTGATTCTATTTTCATCCAGCACTCGAAATGGTTTGCTTGCACCCATGTCTTAAACCTTCCTGACCACCCAGCATACTCGTCAATGTTCATAAACTTCGGCGGTTTCTGCATCGTACCGAGTTCATTCTCCATGTTCACATTTTGTATGACACTAGCTGGGTTTTGTACTGCCGTCATGCCCCCACCGGCAAACAAGTTGTAAAACTCTTGGTTATCCATTTTACGAAAACAGTTTAAGGAAAAATTTTTCAAGTTTTGAAAACAGgttactttcaagcgaaattaggacTACACACGAAATTAGACTTCGTACAAAATCACAAACAACAATGGACTTTCGTGCGAAATCAgactttcacacgaaattacttttcaagcgaaaacacctttttcaaacgaaatcaagtgTAACTTCGTGTGAAATCAACACAAGATTGGTTTCGTGCGAAATTGCCAAACGGAATaagattttcaaacgaaattagtaatttcgtgcgaaattacctcaAATTTCAAACGAGATATCAGGGttcgttcaaacgaaattaactgtttggcccatttttgtcatttttagccagaatttaggtctgattctttcaagggtttCTTAAAATTGTATTTTACACGTTATATCAAGaaatcagtccattttgtctATGATTTTGTCCAGAAGTCCAAATATGAGTAGAAAAAGCCACTGATTCAAGTGTATTgactcatcctgagctctgataccacttgtaggattgtttTCACAACCAAATGAGTTGTTCAGAGACAATACATGACTGTTTGAGAGgcagaaacaaacaaacagccTAGAATCAGTGTATAAATGAGTAGAAAACAAAGTATATCACTTAAAACAAGCTTCTCATTGATAATTAACTTGAATACACGGTGAAAATCGGGCAGCACTTCGTAACACTTCACCGAATTTCGTACCCAAATGAGAAGCATGACCTGCCTATATATTGACAACTAATTTTGTGCGAAATAGCATtatgctatttcgtgcgaaagtACAAAagttaatttcgtgcgaaattacttCAATACAATATAAATTTACATTTTGACCCCTTAGACCCCTATACAGGCTACCGACATGACCTAGACTTAAGACGTAGgctatagacattatgcaccaacataagttattttggacaataaaacataaattttgcATGATATTATTGTGTTAAATAGCTGAATTGTGCATATTTATActgaattctgcatttaaagtgtggtTTGGGTGTCTTTTAGTGCTTagtttagcttccggaaagtttatatgttaacccttatatccacacttgggttttaatgtagtttagatgttggacctactcctaggccctaattctattATCTGACTGATTTCTGCAGAACTGCTGACAccgtgtgtcttaccggtgagtttactagtctttctgGCGCAACGCTAaaagtaatgcataaagcaatattcgaagtataaaacgtgcatgaattcacatgtatagcatgtaatcagacaatgtttacatttaagcacataattacagatatcaaataataattaaactgtACGGAAATTACCGTTTTTGTGCCAATTGTCACAATAACCTTTAGGTTCCTAATCGGGCTCACAATCTCTGAAGGACTTCATATGAGATTAATAGATGTCGTCACCGCATATTTATACAGGAcacttgaaaatgacatctacatgaaaatccctaaaggattaaaattgcctgaagcattaaaatcaacacctcgagatatgtgttctataaagctccagagatctttatatggtctcaaacaatctggtcgtatgtggtacaatcgactTAGTGAATATCTCGAAACAAAGGATACAACTCTGATGTAATTAGTccatgtgtttttataaaaagaacACTCTCAAATTTCACAATAATAGCAGTCTATCTTGATGATATCAACATCATCggatctcctgaagagatagagaaagctgcttagttgttaaagaaggaatttgaaatgaaagatcttggtgTGATGAAATTATGCATCGGACTACTATTTGAGTATCTGTGTAATGGCACATTTGTCCATCAATCAAACTATATCCAGAAGATGTTAATACGTTTCAATATGGATAAAGCACATCCGTTTAGCGTACCTATGGTTGTGGGACCGCtagatccacacaaggatccttatCGCCCTCATGAATAAGGCAAAGAAGTACTTGGTCCGGAAGTACCGTACTTAAGCGCGATTGGTGCTCTTTTGTATCTCGCAAATAACACAAGACCTGACATGCATTTGCAGTTCATGTACTAGCGAGATACAGTTCGAATCCAACACGTAGACACTGGAATGTGTAAAACATATATTTCGGTATATTTGCGGGACACAAGACTTTGGTCTTTTTTATCAGAAAGATCAAAAGTCGCAGCTTGTTGGGTATGCTGATGTCGGATATCTATCAGATcctcacaaagcaaaatctcagacaggttatgtattcacatacggtggcacaacaatttcttggaagtcgactaagcaaacacttacagcaacatcatcaaatcatgccgAATTGATAGCATTGTATGATGCTGGTCGAGAATGcgtgtggttgagatcaatgatCAAGTATATACTAGAAGCATGCGGTTTGGAACAAATCAAGAAGAACCAGACGATTATCTATGAAGACAACGCTGCCTGCATAGCTCAAATAAAAGAAGGCTACATCAAAGGCGACAGAACAAAGCACATCTCACCAAAGGTTTTCTCAACGTATGACCTACAAAAAGAAGGAGAAATTGATATTCATCAGATCAAGTCAAGTGAAAACCTAGCTGACCTTTTCACAAAATCACTACCTAGAAGCAATTTTGAGTATTTATCGCAAAGGATCGAGCTTCGAAGATTGAAAGACGTTAGTTAAATTGAGGGGGAGCATTAATTATACACCTTGTACTCTTttccttgactaagttttgtcccattgggttttcttagtaaggtttttaatgaggcagcataACTGGTCCAGCAGTATCAGTTTATCTCATAGGTCCTGAAGTACCGATTTAACATCATCCTGAAGTATGTTGTTAATTTGTGCATAATGAATAGTAATTAATATCTGAGGGGGAGAGTTATAAAATCAGATATACTCATATACATAACTCCCATCATAACCGTTTAATCAGTTACACATGAATGTATATTATTGTATGGATTGATGAAATGAGAACTGCTTCCAAAATTTACAATTCAATTTTCTATTAATTTCTTATCAATTATTATTAATTTAACTGGTTTATATTATTCGTTTCTTCATTATTACATAAAGCATGTTCATtctaaaataattaagaagtttCTAAAGATTTTATAActataatgtttttattattgaATTCCGTATAATACATCGAACAAGGGCGGCCCTGGGTGGGCGTGGAGAATCGCCAGCCAGGACCCGTGTTTTTGATAGtacatttttttaaatagtatatTCATAAAAAAGACAAAGTTATTAATAGGTCCATTTACAGATTTATCTTGAATTATATATGTTAGACGATTAGGTTTAGCTTAATACACATTTGATATAAAATTAAGAGTTACCtaactataataataataataataataataataataataataataataataataataataataaaacaatatccGTTTGTTTTGGGGCACCTATTAGGCTTCTCTGGACGCACAAACACGAACGTTGGGGGCGACACTGTTTTGTCTGTTGTCGAATATactttcgagctcgaacaggtcACCTAAATTCTGAGGGTTGACCATAACACCTATATagtattatattattttagggattAAGTGTGTATTACAAATATCAAATACACGATGAACCGTGAACGATGACATATACAAATTCAACTTGTATTAAATCATGATAAGTGCGTATATTCCTTTTTTGAAACAAAAATAGTAATGATTTTGAGAAATGataaacattttattttattacattaATTGATTGATAGAAAATAATAAGGGAATTAATGAAGACGAAGACGACCACCAGCTTGGCCTCTCCTGCTTTATAGCTTCTGTGTTCATTTGTTTCTATACTTAGATAATGAATATACGATGATCCATCCTCCTACTCAACATCATTACCGAGCGAAACCAATTAGCCTCCATTGATGATCTAATTCTCTAGTCATGGAAAGCAACGCCGATAAGAAGAGCCTCCTGAAATCATCCTCCTCCGTCTCCAAATCATTCCGCCTCCGTTCCCCGTCTCTGAACACGCTACGCCTACGTCGAATATTCGACCTCTTCGATACCGATCATGATTCCTTCATCACCGTGGATGAGCTTAGCCGCGCATTGGTCCTCCTAGGCCTTGAAACCAACGTGAGCGAGCTGGATTCCGTGATTAAATCCTACATCCAACCGGGCAACACGGGCCTCACGTTTGATGACTTCCATGCGTTGCACAAATCATTAGGCGAGCTGTTTTTCGAGGACGCGGTTGGAGAGGAGGACGAGTCCGGAAACATGGACAGCAGCAAGCAGGAGGAGTCCGATTTGACGGAGGCGTTCAAGGTGTTTGATGAAGACGGAGATGGGTACATATCCGCACAGGAGTTGCAGGTGGTTCTTAAGAAATTAGGCTTTGCCGAGGCTAGTGAGATGGGAAGGGTAGAGATGATGATCTCTTCGGTTGATCGGAACTCTGATGGATTGGTCGACTTTTCTGAATTTAAAGACATGATGAAAAGTGTCATCGCCCTTAAATAACAACTCATTTCATAAgatattattatgattattattattattattattattattattattattattattattattattattattattattattattattattattattactattattattattattatttatatagaTAGAGAGATCTTTGCTCAAACGCCGTTAGGATCAATGGCGAGGGTAACACATCTTGTCCACCCACTCTTCTCTTCTTGTTTATATTTTGGTTTTGATTATGTCTTCAATGTATATCATAAAACCATGTATTCTTCTTTGTTGATGAAATAAAGTCTTGTTGCTTTTATTTTGATACTCATCGAGCTAATCTGCAAAGAAAAATGCGGTAATTGGAAATTGTTTGAAGGTAATTGACAAGCCTGATTGATTATcctcaaaataatatataaaacgtTAAAAAGTAGAAGAAAAAATCATATTGTTACTAGAGCATCCGGAACTTGGGGGAATCAACTAGGTCCGGTCCATCGGACTCAAAAGCGGACAGGGTGGCCACTGGCGCGTTGGAGGAGAAGGTGATGGCTGGTCCGGTATGAATTTGTGGACACTTccattttaaaacatttttaaggCGCGTTGGAGGAGAAGGTGATGGTTGGTCCGATATGAATTTGTGGACACTTccgttttaaaacatttttaaaaaaagtaaaaaaaacataaactgaTACAATTTATTAGATTATATATTTGAAATTAACCAAAATAAATttaattcatattcatattcatatatacatgtataatttttttaataaaaaaataataattaaagattacgattaaaataaaaatttataaTAAACCTATTTCAAACATTGCATAAACTAAAGAAAATATTACATAAACCACAAAATTAACCGCTAATAAAACATTTAAAACTATAACATTAGATTAACTACATAAAACATAGCTTAATAATCAAATAGACAATCAAGCGATGAGGAGTAACAATCGCTAATCTGTAGAACAAGTGGGATGGATAAACTGCTTCTTCATCCGACCATGGTACTTCTTGTGTCGGGCGGGGTTTTGCCATTGGAGAATGGTTTATAGGAGTGTTCACCACTAGAGGACTATCCCTCTCCCCAATTCTTATTTCAGCAAATGATAGTACACTAAAGGTATAATCGTACACATTGGTCAACTCTTTCATAGTCAAATTGGAAGGCTATTGAGAACAATAAACGTCTAGAGTAAAAGGCTTTGCCACTTGAGGGTTGGAATGAGGAGTGTTTGAGCATTGACGAGATGATCGTTGACGGTTGAAAGTGGAGGGTTTAAGCATTGGAAAGATGATTGTCGAAAGTTTGAAGGTCCTGCAGTTAATATGGTCTTTAGAGTGGAAATTGAATTGAGAAATGCAAAATTTGGTTGAAAGATGAATTTAACTTATAGCTAGTAGAGAAAAAACAGTCGTTGGAAAAAAAATGCCATTGAAAAAATAGTTGTTGGGAAAGAAGCCATTGCAAAAAATAGCcgtttgaaaaaatatatttttctattattaaaatatttatttaattttattatatagtttttatttaatatatttttctttttttattatccATTTTTTAAttctatttatttattataaatataGTTATAAAAACAATAGATTATGAAATAAAAATGTTAGATGCAAATTAAAGAAAATGAAAACCAGGTGATGATATGGATGCTAggggataggtttggaatagttTAGTGTTGAAGGAAAAAGTAAGTTTTTTTAATGTTGAAGTTTGGAATGATGTGGTATGCTAGGGTATTGAGTCTGGATTTTAGACCTAATGTAGCATTGGATGTGACAAACGACAAATAATTGGTAATTCGGTACACTTTAATCactatttattttaatataatcTCATGGTTTAGACTTATTTTGCGTAACTGAGTCGGATAAAGTCTAGCACGTAGGACATACAACGGCAATTTATAACACATGTTAGTGTTCATCGCGTCGCAAGATGATACAAACAAAGTCCTAAAATATTGGTAGCTAAATGCTGAAAAACACTATTCACACACTATTCATGCAAGCAATTTCTAAAAATTGGCCGAAACGATCAACAAACGATATGAAAGTATGACTAAAAACCCTAATTAGGGGTATGAAATTTCTAATATTCTTTAACTTTTCGGGGAATGTCCAAAATAATAAACTGTCCGATCCGGATTATAAATACGGTATGAATACCGACAACAAAAGTATGCTAAGGAAGTATATACATGATATACGTATGCCTACAAATACAAGTACGTAGTGATGTACACAAATACATTTAATGAAGTGTACATATACAATGGGAATTAATACATGTACACATGACAAGttcaaagttaaaaatatatatttttaacaatTTACCCAatgggatatatatatatatttatatatatatatatatataggggacgggtaaaatgagaaccacctcgagttgtaagaaccgtgagaaatACAttgtacggggcgaggtggaccaaaattttttttcataaacgtagatacgtgtattataaacacatttgtaaaaaaaattcaaaaaaaaaagtcgtgtgtgtagttttgagcaccacgagtttgtgtttacgggtaccgtaaatcttactagaaaatttacggtacccgtaaacacaaacttgtgatgctcaaaactacacacacgacattttttttgaattttttttacaaatgtgtttataatacacgcatctacgtttatgaaaaaaaattggtccacctcgccccggatcaaaaagttcttaCGGTttttacaactcgaggtggttcttattttagcgcaattctatatatatatatatattaaaataaatatatatacgaGGATTAAGGATCCCTTCAAGCAGGAACACATACGTATACAAGGatcaagtgtcacacccccaaaatccaccatgcagagtatca
This is a stretch of genomic DNA from Helianthus annuus cultivar XRQ/B chromosome 16, HanXRQr2.0-SUNRISE, whole genome shotgun sequence. It encodes these proteins:
- the LOC110919447 gene encoding uncharacterized protein LOC110919447; translated protein: MIKYILEACGLEQIKKNQTIIYEDNAACIAQIKEGYIKGDRTKHISPKVFSTYDLQKEGEIDIHQIKSSENLADLFTKSLPRSNFEYLSQRIELRRLKDVS
- the LOC110916481 gene encoding calcium-binding protein CML42: MESNADKKSLLKSSSSVSKSFRLRSPSLNTLRLRRIFDLFDTDHDSFITVDELSRALVLLGLETNVSELDSVIKSYIQPGNTGLTFDDFHALHKSLGELFFEDAVGEEDESGNMDSSKQEESDLTEAFKVFDEDGDGYISAQELQVVLKKLGFAEASEMGRVEMMISSVDRNSDGLVDFSEFKDMMKSVIALK